A region from the Rufibacter sp. DG15C genome encodes:
- a CDS encoding phosphatase PAP2 family protein — MFKIPLLYLTEWVESVFQSPYMRDLKKKYPRFSRFLHARFKTDHFYGLPLTILLFLIGVNMLLLSQLAENVVNSEATKALDIQVTAFFFNMRSAELSLFLYAFTHLGNVYGVTAMTVMAGLFLYFKRMYQHLVALIISVLGSGITMDVLKTYFSRERPIDVAFYIPENSFSFPSGHAASAMALVGLLAYFCLLEVKHQRAKILLFLMGLLYVLLIGVSRIYLGVHFLTDVVAGFLLGLLWVVLAVGVLEYLAIDRVKQAVSKEDVMIT, encoded by the coding sequence ATGTTTAAGATCCCCCTGCTGTACCTCACGGAATGGGTAGAATCCGTTTTCCAGTCGCCTTATATGCGCGACCTGAAAAAGAAGTACCCGCGGTTTTCCAGGTTTCTGCACGCCCGTTTTAAAACCGACCATTTCTACGGACTTCCGCTGACCATCTTGCTTTTCTTGATAGGCGTGAACATGCTCCTGTTGAGTCAACTGGCAGAGAACGTGGTCAACTCAGAGGCCACCAAGGCCCTAGACATACAAGTGACCGCCTTCTTTTTTAACATGCGCTCCGCAGAACTGAGTTTGTTCCTGTATGCCTTCACACATCTGGGCAACGTGTATGGCGTTACAGCCATGACGGTGATGGCCGGACTCTTCTTGTATTTTAAGCGCATGTACCAGCATTTGGTGGCGCTTATTATATCGGTGCTGGGGAGTGGCATTACCATGGATGTATTAAAAACTTATTTTAGCCGAGAAAGACCAATTGACGTGGCGTTTTATATTCCAGAAAACTCGTTCTCATTCCCCAGTGGACACGCAGCCAGTGCAATGGCGCTGGTGGGTTTGTTGGCATATTTCTGCCTGCTGGAGGTAAAGCACCAGCGGGCTAAAATTTTGCTGTTTTTGATGGGACTACTGTACGTACTCTTGATTGGCGTTAGTAGAATTTACCTGGGGGTCCATTTTTTGACGGATGTGGTAGCCGGGTTTCTGTTGGGGTTGCTGTGGGTAGTGTTGGCCGTAGGCGTCTTAGAATATCTGGCCATTGACCGCGTGAAACAGGCCGTCAGTAAGGAAGACGTCATGATTACCTAA
- a CDS encoding bifunctional 2-polyprenyl-6-hydroxyphenol methylase/3-demethylubiquinol 3-O-methyltransferase UbiG, with amino-acid sequence MIEFLYKFHNEIPVIDFSSVKQDEKLMSLGRFYGFDNITGQDTFFEINSPNLRESVISKNSRCTNRVRQLVIALAKLNNEQETSSLEYLLQKHYLDKRILLLESHSPFASIFKHYCNKYNIELYATEYLSFTASSGEIINETLHVDIQNTHFPEEYFDLIVHTDVFEHVPDALLGEKEVARILKVGGAVIFTVPFDHDGSEDSLYAELKNNEILYYKPPVYHEDPVSESGKCLVFRIFSLPEMWSRYKANGLDLYSIYVHSRYMGVLGNDGFSFTGVKKWKVE; translated from the coding sequence ATGATTGAATTTTTATATAAATTTCATAACGAAATTCCTGTTATAGATTTTAGCTCTGTTAAGCAAGATGAGAAGCTAATGTCTTTAGGTCGGTTTTATGGATTTGATAATATTACTGGTCAGGATACTTTTTTTGAAATTAACTCTCCAAACCTGAGAGAAAGTGTTATCTCTAAAAATTCTAGGTGTACCAATAGAGTTAGGCAATTGGTAATAGCTTTGGCTAAGCTAAATAATGAGCAAGAAACTTCAAGTCTGGAATATCTTCTGCAAAAGCATTATCTAGATAAACGTATTTTACTTTTGGAAAGCCACTCTCCTTTTGCCTCTATATTTAAGCATTATTGTAATAAATATAATATTGAACTTTATGCAACAGAGTATCTGAGTTTTACAGCTAGTTCAGGAGAAATCATTAATGAAACGCTTCATGTAGACATTCAAAATACTCATTTTCCAGAAGAGTACTTTGATTTAATAGTGCATACAGATGTTTTTGAGCACGTTCCAGATGCATTGCTTGGTGAAAAGGAAGTTGCAAGAATATTAAAAGTAGGCGGTGCTGTAATATTTACAGTTCCATTTGATCATGATGGATCAGAAGACTCGCTGTATGCTGAGCTAAAGAATAACGAAATTTTATATTATAAGCCCCCTGTGTACCATGAAGATCCTGTATCAGAATCTGGAAAATGTTTAGTTTTTAGAATATTTAGCCTACCTGAAATGTGGTCTAGATACAAGGCCAATGGTTTAGATCTTTATAGTATTTATGTGCATAGCAGGTACATGGGTGTATTGGGGAATGATGGTTTTTCATTTACTGGTGTTAAGAAGTGGAAAGTAGAGTAG
- the aspA gene encoding aspartate ammonia-lyase — translation MAPTVRIEHDFLGEKEIPAHAYYGVQTLRALENFNITGITNAQEPFFIKAFAYVKKAAALANHDCGVLNAKITEAIVFACDELIAGKYQDQFLTDLIQGGAGTSVNMNVNEVIANIGLEYMGHAKGQYEFLHPNNHVNFSQSTNDTYPTAVMLCLYFKLNLYIDALSDLRKSFKAKAVEFAEVLKMGRTQLQDAVPMSLGQEFNSFATTLKDDLKRLREAQRKLTECNMGGTAIGTSINAPEEYPVLCVKYLAELTGLPMVLAEDLVEASSDMGTYVHISSMLKRSAIKISKICNDLRLLSSGPRAGLAEISLPAMQPGSSIMPGKVNPVIPEVVNQTAFYVIGADLTVTMAAEAGQLQLNVMEPVIAFSIFTSINYMTNALITLRTRCVDGIKANVENCQAMVMRSVGIVTALNPILGYETSASIAKEALATGKSIHDIVVMERKLITQEKWNEIYSFQNMIHPVFINA, via the coding sequence ATGGCACCAACTGTTAGAATTGAACATGACTTTCTAGGCGAAAAAGAAATTCCGGCCCACGCATATTATGGCGTGCAAACCCTTAGGGCTCTAGAAAACTTCAACATTACGGGCATCACCAATGCGCAAGAACCGTTTTTTATCAAGGCCTTTGCCTATGTGAAGAAGGCAGCCGCGCTGGCCAACCATGACTGCGGCGTGCTGAATGCCAAGATCACCGAGGCGATTGTCTTTGCCTGTGATGAACTCATAGCCGGCAAGTACCAGGACCAGTTCCTGACTGACCTTATCCAGGGCGGCGCCGGGACATCGGTGAACATGAACGTGAACGAGGTCATTGCCAATATCGGGTTGGAGTACATGGGCCATGCCAAAGGGCAGTATGAGTTCCTGCACCCCAACAACCACGTTAACTTCTCACAGTCTACCAATGATACCTACCCCACGGCAGTCATGCTGTGCTTGTACTTTAAACTGAACCTGTATATTGACGCGCTCTCAGATTTGCGCAAATCGTTTAAAGCCAAGGCTGTGGAGTTTGCCGAGGTCTTGAAGATGGGCCGCACCCAGTTGCAGGACGCGGTGCCTATGTCACTGGGGCAGGAGTTTAACTCCTTTGCCACCACCTTAAAAGACGATTTAAAACGCCTCCGCGAAGCCCAGCGCAAGCTCACAGAGTGCAATATGGGCGGCACCGCCATTGGCACCAGCATCAACGCCCCAGAAGAATACCCTGTTTTATGCGTGAAGTACCTGGCAGAGTTGACGGGCCTGCCCATGGTGCTGGCCGAGGACTTGGTGGAGGCTTCCTCAGACATGGGGACGTATGTGCACATCTCTAGCATGCTCAAGCGCAGCGCCATCAAGATTTCCAAGATCTGTAATGACTTGCGCTTGCTATCGTCGGGGCCGCGGGCGGGCCTAGCTGAGATATCTTTGCCAGCCATGCAGCCGGGCTCCTCCATCATGCCGGGCAAAGTAAACCCCGTCATCCCCGAAGTAGTCAACCAGACGGCCTTCTATGTGATTGGCGCTGACCTAACCGTGACCATGGCCGCCGAGGCCGGGCAGCTGCAGCTCAACGTCATGGAACCGGTCATTGCCTTCAGTATCTTCACCTCCATTAACTACATGACCAATGCCTTGATTACGCTGCGCACCAGATGCGTGGACGGTATCAAAGCCAACGTGGAGAACTGCCAGGCCATGGTCATGCGCAGCGTAGGGATCGTAACCGCTTTGAACCCTATCCTAGGGTATGAGACTTCGGCGTCCATTGCCAAAGAGGCGCTGGCTACCGGCAAGTCCATCCATGATATTGTGGTGATGGAGCGCAAATTAATCACGCAGGAGAAATGGAATGAAATTTATTCTTTCCAGAATATGATACACCCCGTCTTCATTAATGCGTAA
- a CDS encoding GAF domain-containing protein, translating to MENKQAPIGIAIEKNYDSEFCGSIPLHLVNLIQPHGVLLTLSTQDQRIVQASENVTQILSLSLEEVLGQPIANFLPEAQVADLLAKVQLSSHQEKIPFTLTFTVQDVATQFTALAHLKETYILLELEENPAPALQDSFIALYQQIKYITSLLKQATTTQLVSQISVDELKKLTGFDRILMYQFDPQWNGIVIAQARELDMDDYMGLRFPASDVPKQARDLYFKNPYRLIPARDYTPVRLIPIINPITSRFTDLSDCNLRSVAGVHLEYLGNLKVQASMSLPIIIDDKLWGLISCHNKQPKCPSYELRSAMELLSGIISAQIAAREKEKTMELRAQLRDVHAQLLEQLYTSPTFADGLVKEGDHLQKLLNIDGVAVLYEGSIWTSGTVPTHQSLKELVYWLKRNKTDKTYATDTLPSLYMRSQEFKEVASGLIVLPINAEEGEYILGFRPEVIQTISWGGNPNQAIQMEPDGKSYHPRNSFATYQETVKHTSMPWLPEELEAAENLRNAVLEKIIKERY from the coding sequence ATGGAAAACAAACAGGCCCCCATTGGCATCGCCATAGAAAAAAATTATGACTCTGAGTTCTGCGGAAGCATTCCGTTGCACCTGGTCAACCTCATTCAACCGCACGGCGTACTCCTGACGCTTTCTACGCAGGACCAGCGCATTGTGCAGGCCAGTGAGAACGTCACGCAGATACTTTCCCTTTCTTTGGAGGAAGTGCTGGGCCAACCCATCGCCAATTTTCTGCCCGAAGCCCAAGTAGCCGACCTTCTGGCCAAAGTACAGCTCTCCAGCCATCAGGAGAAGATTCCGTTTACCTTGACGTTTACGGTGCAGGACGTGGCCACCCAGTTCACGGCCCTGGCGCATTTAAAAGAAACTTACATTTTGTTGGAGCTGGAGGAAAATCCTGCTCCCGCCCTCCAGGATTCCTTCATAGCCCTGTACCAGCAGATCAAGTACATCACGTCGCTCTTGAAACAAGCCACCACCACGCAATTGGTGAGCCAGATCAGCGTGGATGAATTGAAAAAACTAACAGGATTTGACCGCATCCTCATGTACCAGTTTGACCCGCAATGGAACGGCATTGTCATTGCCCAAGCAAGGGAGCTGGACATGGATGACTACATGGGCTTGCGCTTTCCGGCCTCTGACGTACCCAAACAGGCCAGGGACCTGTACTTCAAAAATCCGTACCGCTTAATTCCTGCTCGTGACTATACCCCGGTGCGGTTAATCCCCATCATCAACCCAATTACCAGCCGGTTCACAGACTTGTCTGACTGCAACTTGCGCAGTGTGGCAGGCGTGCACCTAGAGTATCTGGGCAACCTAAAAGTGCAGGCGTCCATGTCTCTGCCCATCATCATTGATGACAAGTTGTGGGGCCTCATCTCTTGCCATAACAAGCAACCCAAGTGCCCAAGCTACGAGCTACGGTCAGCGATGGAACTGCTGTCCGGGATTATTTCGGCGCAGATTGCGGCCAGAGAAAAGGAAAAGACCATGGAGTTGCGGGCGCAGTTGCGGGACGTGCATGCGCAGTTGCTGGAGCAGCTCTACACCTCCCCTACCTTTGCCGATGGCTTGGTAAAAGAAGGCGACCACCTGCAGAAGCTCTTAAACATTGACGGCGTGGCCGTGTTGTATGAGGGTAGCATCTGGACCAGCGGCACGGTGCCTACCCACCAAAGCTTGAAAGAGCTGGTGTATTGGCTAAAGCGCAACAAAACAGACAAAACCTACGCCACAGACACGCTGCCTAGTTTGTACATGCGTAGTCAGGAGTTCAAAGAGGTGGCCAGTGGGTTGATTGTGCTGCCCATTAACGCAGAGGAGGGTGAGTACATTTTAGGGTTCAGGCCAGAGGTGATTCAGACCATTAGCTGGGGCGGCAATCCCAACCAGGCCATCCAGATGGAGCCAGATGGTAAAAGCTACCACCCTAGAAACTCTTTTGCCACCTACCAGGAGACGGTCAAGCATACGTCCATGCCCTGGTTGCCAGAAGAACTGGAAGCCGCCGAAAACCTGCGCAATGCCGTGCTTGAAAAAATCATTAAAGAGAGATACTAG
- a CDS encoding YdiU family protein, which produces MERLHQKEYKNEFVQAFPGDDSGDTRPRQTPGMLYSKAIPTPVKQVTLLAWSEELAQELGVEKPVDQQDLDVLGGNALAPSMQPYAACYAGHQFGNWAGQLGDGRAITLGEWTSPNGQSWEFQLKGAGPTAYSRRADGRAVLRSSVREYLMSEAMHYLGVPTTRALSLVTTGDQVMRDMFYNGNPEFEPGAIVMRVAPSFLRFGSFEMPAARQELDNLRQLVEWTLKKYYPHIQGETLEEKILPWFKEIMDRTAFMITEWLRVGFVHGVMNTDNMSILGLTIDYGPYSFLDDYDPDFTPNTTDLPGRRYAFGKQANIAYWNLGCLASALATLLPDSKELVALLETYSEVYYQKYFAMMAKKIGLDQVRESDPAFLTQWEETLAEVQSDMTIFYQLLIDLPLELGTEEEAIAYFADSYYTTPGIRESALLYAMLQAYAERLKSNNISREASQEIMRQANPRFILRNYLLHQAIEGLTKGDDQLFTQLQAATKDPYSKAHDQFFAKRPDWASQKAGCSMLSCSS; this is translated from the coding sequence ATGGAGCGTTTACATCAGAAAGAATATAAAAACGAATTTGTGCAGGCCTTTCCCGGAGATGACTCTGGTGATACCCGTCCCAGGCAGACGCCGGGCATGCTGTACAGCAAGGCCATTCCCACGCCGGTCAAGCAAGTGACGTTGCTAGCCTGGTCAGAGGAATTGGCGCAAGAGCTGGGTGTTGAAAAGCCGGTAGACCAACAAGATCTGGATGTCTTAGGCGGAAACGCGCTAGCGCCCTCCATGCAACCGTACGCGGCCTGCTACGCCGGGCACCAGTTCGGGAACTGGGCTGGGCAGCTGGGCGACGGCCGGGCTATTACGTTAGGCGAATGGACCTCGCCCAATGGCCAGTCATGGGAGTTTCAGCTGAAAGGCGCCGGACCCACCGCCTATTCCAGAAGGGCAGACGGACGGGCGGTGCTGCGTTCCTCGGTGCGCGAATACTTGATGAGCGAAGCCATGCATTACCTGGGCGTGCCCACCACCCGGGCCTTGAGCCTGGTGACGACCGGCGACCAGGTCATGCGAGACATGTTCTATAATGGTAACCCCGAGTTTGAGCCCGGCGCCATTGTGATGCGCGTAGCGCCTAGTTTCCTGAGGTTTGGGAGTTTTGAGATGCCGGCTGCCCGCCAGGAGCTGGACAACCTGCGCCAACTGGTGGAATGGACCCTCAAGAAATACTATCCGCATATCCAGGGCGAAACGCTGGAAGAAAAGATCCTGCCATGGTTCAAGGAAATCATGGACCGCACTGCGTTTATGATCACAGAATGGCTGCGCGTGGGCTTTGTGCACGGCGTCATGAACACGGATAACATGTCCATTCTGGGCCTTACCATTGACTATGGCCCGTACTCGTTCCTAGACGACTATGACCCAGACTTTACGCCCAATACTACAGATTTGCCGGGCCGCCGGTACGCCTTCGGGAAGCAGGCAAACATTGCGTACTGGAACCTGGGTTGTCTGGCCAGCGCTTTGGCTACCTTATTACCAGATAGCAAAGAACTAGTCGCCTTGTTGGAAACCTATAGCGAAGTGTATTACCAGAAGTACTTCGCTATGATGGCCAAAAAAATAGGCTTGGACCAGGTGCGCGAATCTGACCCGGCCTTCCTCACCCAATGGGAAGAAACCCTAGCCGAGGTACAATCCGACATGACCATCTTCTACCAATTGCTCATTGACCTGCCTTTGGAATTGGGTACGGAAGAAGAGGCCATTGCATACTTTGCAGACAGCTATTACACTACGCCGGGCATACGCGAAAGCGCCTTGTTGTACGCCATGTTGCAAGCCTACGCAGAGCGCCTGAAAAGCAACAACATCTCCAGAGAGGCCTCCCAAGAGATTATGCGGCAAGCCAACCCGAGGTTCATTCTGAGAAACTACCTGCTGCATCAAGCCATTGAGGGCCTCACCAAAGGCGATGACCAGCTGTTCACCCAACTGCAAGCCGCCACGAAGGACCCGTACAGCAAAGCCCACGACCAGTTCTTCGCCAAACGCCCCGACTGGGCCAGCCAAAAAGCAGGCTGCTCCATGCTTTCTTGCAGTTCTTAA
- a CDS encoding chemotaxis protein CheB, with product MNSTLPAVKPPKTDHYLVGIGASAGGLEAIHKLFDYFPNNSSFSFVIIQHLSPDHKSLMAELLSKHTQMQVLEAEDNMRTRPNCVYVLPSGKQLTIERGRLQLVTQVRNREPNFAIDVFFESLAKDRGRYAIGIILSGTGSDGTKGVKMIKNAGGMVMVQDPATAKFDGMPRSAIEAGFVDYVFSPERMPGEIMEYTRQIPLVKTLLEKDLDEENEGVLKEILDLICTHTQTNFKNYKQATIYRRLKKRMDTLKVEGLPAYLTYLHEHPAEIKKLWQEFLIGVTKFFRDTEAFELLEQEVIPDIVAGVPEEELVKVWVTACSTGEEVYSLAILFQECFEKMGREPKIKLFATDIDQRAIKSASKGTYSASIAKDISPERLQKYFLLKDNRYTVKENIRNLVVFAQHDLQKDPPFSRMDLITCRNMLIYLNPDLQQKVLAVFPYALKQNGYLFLGSSEHIGDMKTYFAERNRKWKIFQKIKEKSGIQRHYGITPQAHSFPVEHSPTFKNSQLVRYNDQFMDAVAEEFKITGLYVDDNFQLLHGIGDINRFLKLPDKRLHLNLLKMVPKELAVTLSVDIRKVLKNQKPVARQVMMTLGKKHQLVNLSVKPISVDRDMPKVILVLLQEVGKASPSLKNLKPSLITEEDSDYFTQLTVMEIELKEARESLHLTVQDLSTANEELQSTNEELMSSNEELQSSNEEMQSLNEELHTVNSEHQLKIRELQELNEDLDNYIRSSNIGQLFLDHHLIIRKFTPAVKNIINIIEIDVGRPIHHLSHNLRYPNLLEDIQKVNNTSVEVEQEVETQDGKYFLLRIIPYLKHDGNKDGVVLSFVEVTTLKTLSNVVQGVLNSSLNNIMAFRAVRNAENVITDFEWSLLNKQAEKLVGSPQAHLMGKSVMEDMSFLKKNGLFKKFARVVETGSPLHLEQFLDFNGTRAWYEIAAVKMGDGFTVTLADVTDKKVSEEKILMAYEDLKKAEEELIKLNNQLEIRVVERTKEVTDSQERFKLVSKATNDLIWDWNLVDNQLWWSDTLESILGYSHREMENGIDSWLTKIHPDDRQRVMNGINETINSGKDQWIAEFKLARADGSYAYIYNRAYILHNEYNMPHRVLGSFIDLTDLKETQEKLKETNDHLMRVIEDLDNFVYTASHDLKAPILNIEALLRELLLELPEEESEQAELQQIISMMQGAVERFKKTIDNLTEVTKLQNQQHGLVEKIKVGELIENVVLDLDQMFKESGVQLKVDVSNCPIISFSEKNLRSIIYNLISNSIKYRSLDQEPYIHLTCLTEGGYSVLKVEDNGLGMSPTQEEQLFSMFTRFHDHVEGSGIGLYMVKKIVHNAGGKIEVSTKVGKGTTFKVYFPK from the coding sequence ATGAATAGTACGCTTCCAGCAGTTAAACCCCCTAAAACTGACCATTACCTTGTAGGAATTGGCGCCTCGGCGGGAGGTTTAGAGGCTATCCATAAGTTGTTTGACTATTTTCCAAACAACTCCAGCTTTTCGTTTGTCATCATCCAGCACCTTTCGCCAGACCATAAAAGCCTGATGGCGGAGCTATTGTCCAAGCATACCCAGATGCAGGTGCTAGAGGCCGAAGACAACATGCGCACTCGTCCTAACTGCGTGTACGTGTTGCCCAGCGGCAAACAACTCACCATTGAGCGCGGCCGTCTGCAGTTGGTCACCCAAGTGCGTAACCGCGAGCCCAACTTTGCCATAGACGTTTTTTTTGAATCCTTGGCCAAAGACCGCGGCCGGTACGCCATTGGCATCATCTTGTCCGGTACCGGCTCTGACGGCACCAAAGGCGTGAAGATGATTAAGAACGCCGGCGGCATGGTGATGGTGCAAGACCCCGCCACTGCCAAGTTTGACGGCATGCCCCGCAGCGCCATTGAAGCAGGCTTTGTGGACTATGTCTTCTCACCAGAGCGCATGCCCGGTGAGATCATGGAATACACCCGCCAGATTCCCCTGGTAAAGACCCTGTTGGAGAAAGACCTGGACGAGGAGAATGAAGGAGTGCTCAAGGAAATCCTGGATCTGATCTGCACGCATACCCAGACCAATTTCAAGAACTACAAGCAGGCCACCATCTACCGGCGTTTGAAAAAGCGCATGGATACGCTCAAGGTAGAAGGACTGCCGGCATACTTAACGTACCTGCATGAGCATCCGGCAGAGATCAAGAAGTTGTGGCAGGAATTCTTGATTGGCGTCACCAAATTTTTTAGAGACACAGAGGCGTTTGAGTTGTTGGAGCAGGAAGTAATTCCAGACATAGTGGCCGGTGTTCCTGAAGAAGAATTAGTAAAAGTGTGGGTGACTGCCTGCAGTACCGGGGAAGAGGTGTATTCCTTGGCCATTCTGTTCCAAGAGTGTTTTGAAAAGATGGGACGCGAGCCAAAAATCAAGCTCTTTGCCACAGACATTGACCAGCGCGCCATTAAATCAGCTTCAAAAGGCACCTACTCTGCCAGCATTGCCAAAGACATAAGCCCAGAGCGACTCCAGAAATATTTTCTCCTGAAGGATAACCGCTACACCGTCAAGGAGAACATCCGCAACTTGGTGGTCTTTGCCCAGCACGACCTGCAAAAGGACCCGCCGTTCAGCAGAATGGATTTGATCACCTGCCGCAACATGCTTATCTACCTCAACCCAGATTTGCAGCAGAAGGTGTTGGCAGTGTTCCCGTACGCGCTCAAGCAGAACGGCTACTTGTTTCTGGGCTCCAGTGAGCATATTGGGGACATGAAAACCTACTTTGCGGAACGCAACCGCAAATGGAAGATCTTCCAGAAGATAAAAGAGAAAAGCGGCATCCAGCGGCATTACGGCATTACGCCCCAGGCCCACTCCTTCCCGGTGGAGCACAGCCCTACGTTCAAGAACTCACAGCTGGTGCGCTACAACGACCAATTCATGGACGCCGTGGCCGAGGAGTTTAAAATCACGGGACTGTATGTGGATGACAACTTCCAGCTCTTGCACGGCATTGGAGACATCAACCGGTTCTTAAAGCTACCCGACAAGCGCCTGCACTTGAACCTGCTTAAGATGGTGCCCAAGGAACTAGCCGTTACCCTGAGCGTGGACATCAGGAAGGTGCTCAAAAACCAGAAACCAGTGGCCCGGCAGGTCATGATGACGCTGGGCAAAAAACACCAGTTGGTGAACCTGTCGGTGAAGCCCATCTCAGTGGACCGCGACATGCCCAAGGTCATCCTAGTGCTGTTGCAAGAAGTGGGCAAGGCCAGCCCTTCGCTTAAAAACCTGAAGCCCTCGCTTATCACTGAGGAGGACTCTGACTATTTCACGCAGCTCACTGTCATGGAGATTGAGCTCAAAGAAGCCCGTGAGAGCCTGCATTTGACCGTTCAGGATTTGAGCACCGCCAATGAAGAGTTGCAGTCCACCAATGAGGAACTCATGTCTTCTAATGAGGAGTTGCAGAGCTCCAATGAAGAGATGCAGTCTTTGAACGAGGAATTGCACACGGTCAACTCTGAGCACCAGTTAAAAATACGTGAGCTACAGGAACTCAACGAGGACCTGGACAACTACATACGGAGTTCTAACATTGGACAGCTCTTCCTGGACCACCACCTCATCATCCGGAAGTTCACCCCCGCGGTCAAAAACATCATCAACATCATTGAGATAGATGTTGGCAGACCCATCCACCACCTGTCCCACAACCTGCGCTACCCTAACCTGTTAGAGGACATCCAGAAGGTGAACAATACGTCTGTAGAGGTAGAGCAGGAAGTAGAAACTCAGGATGGTAAATATTTTCTATTGCGCATTATCCCCTACCTTAAGCATGACGGCAACAAGGACGGCGTGGTGCTGAGTTTTGTGGAAGTGACTACGCTGAAAACCCTCAGCAATGTGGTGCAGGGCGTTCTCAATAGTTCGCTTAACAACATCATGGCCTTTAGGGCGGTGCGCAACGCAGAGAATGTCATCACAGATTTTGAGTGGAGCCTTTTGAACAAGCAAGCTGAGAAACTGGTGGGCTCGCCGCAGGCGCATCTCATGGGCAAAAGCGTGATGGAGGACATGTCCTTCCTCAAGAAAAATGGTTTGTTCAAGAAGTTTGCCCGCGTGGTGGAGACCGGCAGCCCGCTGCACTTGGAGCAGTTCCTGGACTTTAACGGCACCCGCGCCTGGTATGAGATTGCCGCCGTGAAAATGGGCGATGGGTTCACCGTGACTTTGGCAGACGTCACCGACAAGAAGGTAAGCGAAGAGAAAATCCTGATGGCCTATGAGGACCTCAAGAAAGCCGAAGAGGAGCTTATCAAGCTAAACAACCAGCTGGAAATACGGGTGGTAGAGAGAACTAAGGAAGTCACAGACAGCCAAGAGCGCTTTAAGCTGGTCTCTAAGGCTACCAATGACCTTATCTGGGACTGGAACCTGGTAGACAATCAACTCTGGTGGAGTGATACCCTGGAATCCATTCTGGGCTACAGCCACCGCGAGATGGAAAACGGCATAGATTCCTGGCTCACCAAGATCCATCCAGATGACCGGCAGCGCGTCATGAACGGCATCAATGAGACCATCAACTCTGGCAAGGACCAGTGGATTGCAGAATTCAAATTGGCCCGCGCTGATGGTTCATATGCCTACATTTACAACCGTGCCTACATCCTGCACAATGAATACAACATGCCCCACCGCGTGCTGGGCTCGTTCATTGACCTCACAGACCTCAAAGAAACCCAGGAGAAGCTAAAGGAAACCAACGACCACCTCATGCGCGTGATTGAGGACCTGGACAACTTTGTCTACACGGCCTCGCATGACTTGAAAGCCCCTATCCTCAACATAGAGGCCTTATTGCGTGAGCTTCTTTTGGAGCTCCCAGAAGAGGAATCTGAGCAAGCAGAGTTGCAGCAGATTATCAGCATGATGCAAGGCGCGGTGGAACGGTTCAAGAAGACCATTGACAACTTAACGGAGGTCACCAAGCTCCAGAACCAGCAGCATGGCCTGGTAGAGAAAATCAAGGTAGGCGAATTGATAGAGAACGTTGTCCTGGACTTGGACCAGATGTTTAAAGAGTCTGGAGTGCAGTTAAAAGTGGACGTGTCCAACTGCCCTATCATCTCCTTCTCTGAGAAAAACCTCCGGAGCATTATTTATAACCTTATCTCCAACAGCATCAAGTACCGCTCTCTGGACCAGGAGCCCTACATCCACCTCACCTGCCTCACCGAAGGCGGGTACAGTGTTTTGAAAGTAGAAGACAACGGCCTAGGTATGAGCCCTACGCAAGAAGAGCAGCTGTTTTCCATGTTCACCCGTTTCCATGACCACGTAGAGGGCTCTGGCATTGGCTTGTACATGGTCAAAAAGATCGTGCACAACGCAGGCGGAAAGATTGAGGTGTCCACCAAAGTAGGCAAAGGCACCACGTTTAAGGTGTACTTTCCTAAGTAA